CCGAGCAGATGGTCTCGATCACGTCTGGTGGAGGCAGGCCCAAGAGCTCTGTGATGATGGAAAACTGGTGCACATGGTCTCTGCCCGGGAAGAGAGGTTTTCCTTCGATCATCTCGGCCAAAATGCAGCCAACAGACCACAAATCCACCTCAGTGTCGTACTTCTGCCACGTCAACATGATCTCGGGCGCTCTATAGTAACGAGTGGACACGTAGCCCGTCATTTGCGGGTCTTGCACTCTGGCCAAGCCAAAGTCGcagatcttcaagtcacAATTCTCGTTGATCAAGATATTCAGCGGCTTCAAGTCTCTGTGGATCACGCCCGCCGAGTGGACGTACTTGAGGCCCCTCAAGATCTGGTAGGTGAAGTACTGGATGAACTGTTTCTCCAAGGGTCTCGAGGTCAACAAGCGGTGCAAGTCTGTGCCCTGGAGCTCGGTGACAAAATAAATATCCTCCAAGGGcgacaaaaaaatgtcgtcCAACGTGATCAAATTCTCGTGGCGCAAGtgcttgagcaacttgaGTTCTCGGTATGTTCTCTTTGCAAGCACCGACGTCAGGAAGGGCTTcatgattttcttcacgGCGACGTTCTGGCCCGTCAACTTGTCGACTGCCAGGCACACAAGTCCAAACGCACCCATGCCCACCGGGTTGAGGTCGGTGTAGCGGCTGGTGATTTCGAACACGGTGCCGAAGATCTGTGTTCTGGTGAACTCTCCCAGGGCGCTCATCGAAGAAGTAACGAAGCAGTTAGTGGCTTATTTTGGCTGGCTGTGGTTTGTTGCGAGATTCCTCCCGAAGGCGGTATAGCGAAGGGTAGAAAGGGTAAAACGGAAGAGGAAccgaagaggaaga
This DNA window, taken from Candidozyma auris chromosome 7, complete sequence, encodes the following:
- the HOG1 gene encoding mitogen-activated protein kinase HOG1 — translated: MSASGEFTRTQIFGTVFEITSRYTDLNPVGMGAFGLVCSAVDKLTGQNVAVKKIMKPFSTSVLAKRTYRELKLLKHLRHENLITLDDIFLSPLEDIYFVTELQGTDLHRLLTSRPLEKQFIQYFTYQILRGLKYVHSAGVIHRDLKPSNILINENCDLKICDFGLARVQDPQMTGYVSTRYYRAPEIMLTWQKYDTEVDLWSVGCILAEMIEGKPLFPGRDHVHQFSIITELLGSPPPDVIETICSENTLRFVQSLPHREPIPFSERFANCTHVEPEAIDLLSKMLIFDPKKRISAADALTHPYMEPYHDPTDEPICETKFDWSFNDADLPVDTWRVMMYSEILDFHQMSGAGQDPSLSGDAAQAQASLMQGEPPLVKDGDAVNDDQKQEQAQPQET